A genomic window from Pseudokineococcus lusitanus includes:
- a CDS encoding STAS domain-containing protein, translating to MSDLGRPGSAPDEGTPVAPHEVAASHDGPLPSLEVVTADDGTGTLFLRGEVDLHAVETAGPDLDERLRTVATVHSGDVTFIDSMGLHCLITAAVAARGRQEKVRLVRPSRPVVQMLEITAMSDFFAVED from the coding sequence GTGAGCGACCTCGGACGACCTGGCAGCGCGCCCGACGAGGGCACGCCGGTCGCCCCGCACGAGGTCGCCGCGTCGCACGACGGGCCGCTCCCGTCGCTCGAGGTCGTCACCGCCGACGACGGCACGGGCACGCTCTTCCTCCGCGGCGAGGTGGACCTCCACGCCGTCGAGACGGCCGGCCCGGACCTCGACGAGCGGCTGCGGACCGTCGCCACGGTGCACTCCGGCGACGTCACCTTCATCGACTCGATGGGGCTCCACTGCCTCATCACCGCTGCCGTGGCCGCACGGGGGCGGCAGGAGAAGGTGCGGCTCGTGCGCCCGTCCCGGCCGGTCGTGCAGATGCTCGAGATCACCGCGATGTCGGACTTCTTCGCCGTCGAGGACTGA
- the cls gene encoding cardiolipin synthase: MDLSELSLTLAAVVAVVDLVLRVVALVVVPRDRRPSSAMAWLLLIFFVPSLGVIAFLLIGSPKLPRHRREKQASMNRLIEEAARDAEDVVVDHPWPAWVEGVTRLNHLLGAMPLLTGNAARVVPDYDDQLRVLAEEIGRAQRYAHVEFYILSFDEATAPVFAAMEDAVRRGVRVRLLLDHIGSWRYPSYKKTKAELDRIGVQWELMLPVQPLKGRYQRPDLRNHRKLVVVDGERAVIGSLNLIDRTYGKRASPRSRRMLWQDVLVVLEGPVVAEVDALFVTDWYSETDELIDERDPDGETPPGPLDREPAGDLHCQVVPSGPGFEGQNNLKMFNSLIYGAQRRLSITSPYFVPDESLLTAVTTAAERGVQVELFVGEVGDQFLVFHAQRSYYEALLRAGVKIWLYPAPYVLHAKHLTVDEEISVVGSSNLDIRSFELDLELMLLVLGRGFADQMRDVEDAYRRRSRELTLEEWSERGFWRRLADDLARLTSAVQ, encoded by the coding sequence ATCGACCTCTCGGAGCTGTCGCTCACCCTCGCCGCCGTCGTCGCGGTGGTCGACCTCGTCCTCCGCGTCGTGGCCCTCGTCGTCGTGCCGCGGGACCGCCGGCCGTCGTCGGCCATGGCCTGGCTGCTGCTCATCTTCTTCGTGCCCTCGCTGGGCGTCATCGCCTTCCTGCTCATCGGGAGCCCGAAGCTGCCGCGGCACCGCCGCGAGAAGCAGGCGAGCATGAACCGGCTCATCGAGGAGGCCGCCCGGGACGCGGAGGACGTCGTCGTCGACCACCCGTGGCCGGCCTGGGTCGAGGGCGTCACCCGCCTCAACCACCTGCTGGGCGCCATGCCGCTCCTCACGGGCAACGCGGCGCGGGTCGTCCCCGACTACGACGACCAGCTGCGGGTGCTCGCCGAGGAGATCGGCCGGGCACAGCGGTACGCCCACGTCGAGTTCTACATCCTGTCCTTCGACGAGGCCACGGCCCCCGTCTTCGCCGCCATGGAGGACGCCGTCCGGCGCGGCGTGCGGGTCCGCCTCCTGCTCGACCACATCGGCTCGTGGCGCTACCCGTCCTACAAGAAGACGAAGGCCGAGCTCGACCGGATCGGCGTCCAGTGGGAGCTCATGCTCCCGGTGCAGCCGCTCAAGGGCCGCTACCAGCGGCCCGACCTGCGCAACCACCGGAAGCTCGTCGTCGTCGACGGCGAGCGCGCCGTCATCGGCTCGCTCAACCTCATCGACCGCACCTACGGCAAGCGCGCCAGCCCGCGCTCGCGGCGGATGCTGTGGCAGGACGTGCTCGTCGTCCTCGAGGGACCCGTCGTCGCCGAGGTCGACGCGCTCTTCGTCACCGACTGGTACAGCGAGACCGACGAGCTCATCGACGAGCGCGACCCCGACGGCGAGACGCCGCCGGGCCCCCTCGACCGGGAGCCGGCGGGCGACCTGCACTGCCAGGTCGTGCCCAGCGGGCCCGGCTTCGAGGGCCAGAACAACCTCAAGATGTTCAACAGCCTCATCTACGGCGCGCAGCGGCGGCTGTCGATCACGAGCCCCTACTTCGTCCCGGACGAGTCGCTGCTGACCGCGGTGACGACGGCCGCCGAGCGCGGCGTCCAGGTGGAGCTCTTCGTCGGCGAGGTGGGCGACCAGTTCCTCGTCTTCCACGCGCAGCGCTCGTACTACGAGGCGCTGCTGCGGGCCGGCGTGAAGATCTGGCTGTACCCGGCGCCGTACGTCCTCCACGCCAAGCACCTCACGGTGGACGAGGAGATCTCCGTCGTCGGCTCGAGCAACCTCGACATCCGCTCCTTCGAGCTGGACCTCGAGCTGATGCTGCTCGTCCTCGGGCGCGGCTTCGCGGATCAGATGCGGGACGTCGAGGACGCCTACCGGCGCCGCAGCCGCGAGCTGACGCTCGAGGAGTGGTCCGAGCGGGGCTTCTGGCGGCGCCTGGCCGACGACCTCGCGCGCCTCACCTCCGCCGTGCAGTGA
- a CDS encoding PspC domain-containing protein: protein MLVRPRSGRVVAGVCAALARRFGLGTGLVRFLFVLSFLLPGTQVVVYAVLWVLIPAEGTDRARRAGLR, encoded by the coding sequence GTGCTCGTCCGTCCCCGCTCCGGCCGCGTCGTCGCCGGCGTCTGCGCCGCCCTCGCCCGCCGCTTCGGCCTCGGCACCGGCCTCGTGCGGTTCCTCTTCGTCCTGTCGTTCCTGCTCCCGGGGACGCAGGTCGTCGTCTACGCCGTCCTGTGGGTCCTCATCCCTGCCGAGGGCACCGACCGGGCCCGCCGCGCCGGCCTCCGCTGA
- a CDS encoding bifunctional proline dehydrogenase/L-glutamate gamma-semialdehyde dehydrogenase: MTTTVPSPSTRGDGTRTADAPARPATPTGTRRGLVQQREEWDRWVAQVPTAPVDDVVERCVPAALERAQRWVEATSGPQAAHEKKATERLASLVHDPGGVEMTMRFVDRVARPEDDAVAARELNAMVADLGADGAPDFLSVPDRVLMTAGARLAPLAPRLAMPLARARLRQLVGHLVADAGDAPLGRHLARARKDGVRLNLNLLGEAVLGHEEADRRLAAVERLVGRPDVDYVSVKASSVAAQLVPWDVEGSRDRLVERLLPLYRAAAARSPQVFVNLDMEEYKDLHLTLDVFEAVVTTPGLEHLEAGVVLQAYLPDALPALERLTAVARARVEAGGAPLKVRLVKGANLAMEKVDAELHDWEQAPFTSKEDVDAGYVRLLDVALTAERTRWLRVGVASHNLPDVALAVEVARARGAELGLDVEMLQGMAPAQARAVRSDLGEDGRLVLYTPVVRPEDFDVAVSYLVRRLEENAAPQNYLFALFAPTSGDGLAPLAEQEQRFRTSVERRFAVEAGPRRRQDRPAEEAAGPAPRVAGEDAPFRGEPDTDPSLPANRVWAQEVLGRDPGPVGSPVVTDPAEVDAALDRAQAAARAWARVPAAERARALLRAGDLLEQRRGDLVAVMAHEAGKTVAEADPEVSEAVDFARYYAGSALDLEATEREHAVTFTPARVVVVTPPWNFPVAIPLGGVLAGLAAGAAVVIKPAPQTVRCVEVGLEAITRALGEAGAPDGVLQLLRTDEADAGRRLVTHPAVDAVVLTGSSATGRLFRSWRPDLRLLAETSGKNALVVTPTADLDLAVADVVRSAFGHAGQKCSAASLVVLVGSVARSERFRRQLADAVRSLPVGPGTDLATVVGPLVEPPGDDLRRALTTLEPGERWLVEPRELTPPPGHEHLAGRLWSPGVREGVRRGSWFATTECFGPVLGVVAVADLDEAVAVAHETGFGLTGGLHALDEAEVEHWLERVPVGNAYVNRHITGAVVERQSFGGWAGSAVGPGAKAGGPDYVAQLGTWADAGADAQPTTTAGDVTPEVAAVLAATTAALPDDAAWLRAAAASDEHAWATELGRATDATGLLVEENTFRRRPLPSLLVRCGPGTTPREVARLRLAAARAGTPLEVSVPAGDDGEALRRVAAAGAAPAPRAAVVVEDAAALGARLVTGSRVRLLGTPEGAVQVAAAGAGVSLVAGPALRAGRREMLSVLREQAISRTRHRFGHVAPREG, from the coding sequence ATGACCACCACCGTCCCCTCCCCGAGCACCCGCGGCGACGGCACGCGCACCGCCGACGCCCCCGCCCGCCCGGCGACGCCCACCGGCACCCGCCGCGGCCTCGTCCAGCAGCGCGAGGAGTGGGACCGCTGGGTGGCGCAGGTGCCCACGGCGCCCGTCGACGACGTCGTCGAGCGCTGCGTGCCGGCGGCGCTGGAGCGGGCGCAGCGGTGGGTCGAGGCGACGTCGGGCCCGCAGGCGGCGCACGAGAAGAAGGCCACGGAGCGGCTCGCGTCGCTGGTCCACGACCCGGGCGGCGTCGAGATGACGATGCGCTTCGTCGACCGCGTGGCGCGGCCCGAGGACGACGCCGTCGCGGCCCGCGAGCTCAACGCGATGGTGGCCGACCTCGGCGCCGACGGGGCCCCGGACTTCCTCTCCGTGCCGGACCGGGTGCTCATGACGGCGGGCGCGCGGCTGGCCCCGCTGGCCCCCCGCCTGGCCATGCCGCTGGCGCGGGCCCGCCTGCGGCAGCTCGTCGGCCACCTCGTCGCCGACGCCGGCGACGCCCCGCTGGGCCGCCACCTCGCCCGGGCGCGCAAGGACGGCGTCCGGCTCAACCTCAACCTCCTCGGCGAGGCCGTCCTCGGCCACGAGGAGGCCGACCGGCGCCTCGCCGCCGTCGAGCGGCTCGTCGGGCGGCCCGACGTCGACTACGTCTCCGTCAAGGCGTCGTCCGTCGCCGCGCAGCTCGTCCCGTGGGACGTCGAGGGCAGCCGCGACCGCCTCGTGGAGCGGCTCCTCCCGCTGTACCGCGCCGCCGCGGCCCGCTCGCCGCAGGTCTTCGTCAACCTCGACATGGAGGAGTACAAGGACCTGCACCTCACGCTCGACGTCTTCGAGGCCGTCGTCACGACGCCGGGGCTCGAGCACCTCGAGGCGGGCGTCGTCCTCCAGGCGTACCTGCCGGACGCGCTGCCCGCCCTCGAGCGGCTGACGGCGGTGGCCCGCGCCCGCGTCGAGGCCGGCGGCGCGCCGCTCAAGGTCCGCCTCGTCAAGGGCGCCAACCTCGCCATGGAGAAGGTCGACGCCGAGCTGCACGACTGGGAGCAGGCGCCCTTCACCTCGAAGGAGGACGTCGACGCCGGGTACGTGCGCCTGCTCGACGTGGCGCTGACCGCCGAGCGCACCCGCTGGCTGCGGGTCGGCGTCGCGAGCCACAACCTCCCCGACGTCGCCCTCGCGGTCGAGGTGGCCCGCGCCCGCGGCGCCGAGCTCGGCCTCGACGTCGAGATGCTCCAGGGCATGGCCCCGGCGCAGGCGCGCGCCGTGCGCTCCGACCTCGGGGAGGACGGCCGGCTCGTCCTCTACACGCCGGTCGTCCGGCCCGAGGACTTCGACGTCGCCGTCTCCTACCTCGTGCGCCGGCTCGAGGAGAACGCGGCGCCGCAGAACTACCTCTTCGCGCTCTTCGCGCCGACGTCGGGCGACGGGCTCGCCCCGCTGGCCGAGCAGGAGCAGCGGTTCCGGACGTCGGTCGAGCGGCGCTTCGCCGTCGAGGCCGGGCCGCGCCGCCGCCAGGACCGTCCCGCCGAGGAGGCGGCCGGGCCCGCGCCGCGCGTCGCCGGCGAGGACGCGCCCTTCCGCGGCGAGCCCGACACCGACCCGTCGCTGCCCGCCAACCGCGTGTGGGCGCAGGAGGTCCTGGGGCGCGACCCCGGGCCCGTCGGCTCGCCGGTCGTCACCGACCCGGCGGAGGTCGACGCCGCCCTCGACCGGGCGCAGGCGGCGGCCCGCGCGTGGGCCCGGGTCCCCGCCGCCGAGCGCGCGCGTGCGCTCCTGCGCGCCGGCGACCTGCTCGAGCAGCGCCGCGGCGACCTCGTGGCCGTCATGGCGCATGAGGCCGGCAAGACCGTCGCCGAGGCCGACCCCGAGGTCTCCGAGGCCGTCGACTTCGCCCGCTACTACGCAGGCAGCGCGCTCGACCTCGAGGCCACCGAGCGCGAGCACGCGGTGACCTTCACGCCGGCGCGCGTCGTCGTCGTCACCCCGCCGTGGAACTTCCCCGTGGCCATCCCGCTGGGCGGCGTGCTCGCCGGCCTGGCCGCGGGGGCCGCCGTCGTCATCAAGCCCGCCCCGCAGACGGTGCGGTGCGTCGAGGTGGGCCTCGAGGCGATCACCCGGGCGCTCGGGGAGGCGGGCGCGCCCGACGGCGTCCTGCAGCTCCTGCGCACCGACGAGGCGGACGCCGGGCGCCGGCTCGTCACGCACCCGGCGGTCGACGCCGTCGTGCTCACCGGCTCGTCGGCGACGGGGCGGCTGTTCCGCTCGTGGCGGCCGGACCTGCGCCTGCTCGCCGAGACGAGCGGCAAGAACGCGCTCGTCGTCACGCCGACGGCCGACCTCGACCTCGCCGTCGCCGACGTCGTCCGCTCCGCCTTCGGGCACGCGGGCCAGAAGTGCTCGGCGGCGAGCCTCGTCGTGCTCGTCGGGTCGGTGGCGCGCTCCGAGCGCTTCCGCCGGCAGCTGGCCGACGCCGTCCGCTCGCTGCCCGTGGGCCCGGGGACGGACCTCGCCACCGTGGTCGGCCCGCTCGTCGAGCCGCCCGGCGACGACCTGCGCCGCGCGCTGACGACGCTCGAGCCGGGCGAGCGCTGGCTCGTCGAGCCGCGCGAGCTCACGCCGCCCCCCGGGCACGAGCACCTCGCCGGCCGGCTCTGGTCGCCCGGCGTCCGCGAGGGCGTGCGGCGCGGCTCGTGGTTCGCGACGACGGAGTGCTTCGGGCCCGTGCTCGGCGTCGTCGCCGTGGCGGACCTCGACGAGGCCGTGGCCGTGGCGCACGAGACGGGCTTCGGGCTGACCGGTGGCCTCCACGCGCTCGACGAGGCGGAGGTCGAGCACTGGCTCGAGCGGGTCCCGGTGGGCAACGCCTACGTCAACCGGCACATCACCGGGGCGGTCGTCGAGCGGCAGTCCTTCGGCGGCTGGGCCGGCTCGGCCGTCGGCCCGGGCGCCAAGGCGGGCGGGCCCGACTACGTCGCGCAGCTGGGGACGTGGGCCGACGCGGGCGCCGACGCGCAGCCGACGACCACGGCGGGCGACGTGACGCCCGAGGTGGCCGCCGTCCTCGCCGCGACGACGGCGGCGCTGCCCGACGACGCCGCGTGGCTGCGCGCGGCCGCCGCCTCCGACGAGCACGCCTGGGCCACCGAGCTGGGCCGCGCGACCGACGCCACCGGGCTGCTGGTGGAGGAGAACACCTTCCGGCGCCGGCCGCTGCCGTCGCTGCTCGTGCGGTGCGGGCCGGGGACGACGCCCCGGGAGGTCGCCCGGCTGCGGCTCGCGGCCGCGCGGGCCGGGACGCCGCTGGAGGTCAGCGTGCCCGCGGGGGACGACGGCGAGGCGCTGCGCCGGGTCGCCGCCGCGGGCGCCGCGCCGGCGCCGCGGGCCGCGGTCGTCGTCGAGGACGCCGCCGCGCTCGGCGCGCGCCTCGTGACCGGCAGCCGGGTCCGGCTGCTGGGGACGCCCGAGGGGGCGGTGCAGGTGGCGGCCGCGGGGGCGGGCGTCAGCCTCGTCGCCGGGCCGGCGCTGCGGGCCGGGCGGCGGGAGATGCTGTCCGTCCTCCGCGAGCAGGCGATCAGCCGCACGCGGCACCGCTTCGGGCACGTCGCCCCGCGGGAGGGCTGA
- a CDS encoding AraC family transcriptional regulator, which produces MTAQRDTPGPPGADHRLPGGWPAEALAPALLGLLGEAADVMFCAKDADGRYVAVNDAFVQRTGRRSRREVVGRTAAELFVEQLAERYAEQDDRVLRTGEPLRHELELIRREGGAPGWYLTTKLPVRDGAGVVLGLVSISQDLRAADAADPALQGLSRVVELVHARLAEPLRTADLAAAADCSTAVLERRVRRVFGLSPQQLVLRARIDRATDLLTTTDAPLADVATACGFYDQPSFTRQFARLAGETPGQFRRRGR; this is translated from the coding sequence ATGACGGCGCAGCGAGACACCCCCGGCCCGCCCGGCGCCGACCACCGCCTGCCCGGCGGCTGGCCCGCCGAGGCGCTGGCGCCCGCGCTGCTCGGCCTGCTCGGCGAGGCCGCCGACGTCATGTTCTGCGCGAAGGACGCCGACGGGCGGTACGTCGCCGTCAACGACGCCTTCGTGCAGCGGACGGGGCGCCGGTCGCGGCGGGAGGTCGTCGGCCGGACCGCGGCCGAGCTCTTCGTGGAGCAGCTCGCCGAGCGCTACGCCGAGCAGGACGACCGCGTGCTGCGGACAGGCGAGCCGCTGCGGCACGAGCTCGAGCTCATCCGCCGCGAGGGCGGCGCCCCGGGCTGGTACCTCACGACGAAGCTGCCCGTGCGGGACGGCGCCGGGGTCGTCCTCGGGCTCGTGAGCATCTCGCAGGACCTGCGCGCCGCCGACGCCGCCGACCCCGCGCTGCAGGGGCTCTCGCGCGTCGTCGAGCTCGTGCACGCCCGGCTCGCCGAGCCGCTGCGCACCGCCGACCTCGCCGCCGCGGCCGACTGCTCGACAGCGGTCCTCGAGCGCCGGGTCCGCCGCGTCTTCGGCCTCTCGCCGCAGCAGCTCGTCCTGCGCGCGCGGATCGACCGCGCCACCGACCTCCTGACGACGACGGACGCCCCCCTCGCCGACGTCGCCACCGCCTGCGGCTTCTACGACCAGCCGTCCTTCACCCGGCAGTTCGCCCGGCTGGCCGGCGAGACGCCGGGGCAGTTCCGGCGGCGGGGGCGGTGA
- a CDS encoding DUF3140 domain-containing protein, translated as MAKERAEGLDDVWDDWQDAVTMTPKQLEEWLETDESQSVGDTGGKGESTGHESGRRIVEILRTKKDDLTDDDVAHMKKVVGYVHRHRAQEPKHEDVKTSKWRYSLMNWGNDPLG; from the coding sequence ATGGCGAAGGAGCGGGCCGAGGGCCTCGACGACGTGTGGGACGACTGGCAGGACGCGGTCACCATGACCCCCAAGCAGCTGGAGGAGTGGCTGGAGACGGACGAGTCGCAGTCGGTCGGCGACACCGGCGGCAAGGGCGAGTCGACGGGCCACGAGAGCGGGCGGCGCATCGTCGAGATCCTCCGCACGAAGAAGGACGACCTCACCGACGACGACGTCGCGCACATGAAGAAGGTCGTCGGCTACGTGCACCGGCACCGGGCGCAGGAGCCGAAGCACGAGGACGTGAAGACGTCGAAGTGGCGCTACTCGCTCATGAACTGGGGCAACGACCCGCTGGGCTGA
- a CDS encoding YnfA family protein has protein sequence MSLLRSVPLFALAALAEIGGAWLVWQAVREGRPWWWAGLGVMALGVYGFVATLQPDADFGRVLAAYGGVFVVGSLLWGVALDGFRPLPGDLVGVAICLVGVVVIMATPRV, from the coding sequence ATGTCGCTGCTGCGCTCGGTGCCGCTGTTCGCCCTCGCCGCGCTCGCCGAGATCGGTGGCGCTTGGCTGGTCTGGCAGGCCGTACGCGAGGGGCGGCCGTGGTGGTGGGCGGGGCTCGGCGTCATGGCGCTCGGGGTCTACGGCTTCGTGGCGACGCTGCAGCCGGACGCCGACTTCGGGCGTGTGCTCGCGGCCTACGGCGGGGTCTTCGTCGTCGGGTCGCTCCTGTGGGGCGTGGCGCTCGACGGCTTCCGGCCGCTGCCGGGCGACCTCGTCGGCGTTGCGATCTGCCTCGTCGGCGTTGTGGTGATCATGGCGACCCCGCGGGTCTGA
- a CDS encoding carbohydrate ABC transporter permease gives MAAGTVPTTSAAPGRPARGRRYREERRLTRVRVAALLVLGAVWVFPLVWMAMTALSTRADVAAGGLPSLARLSTETLTTTLASFPISRWAVNSVAIAVVAVALTVVVDLLAGYVLAKHRFRGRALVLLVVVATLMVPVQVLLLPQFELVAQLGWVNSYWAVIIPRSAEAFGVFLARQYLLAIPDELLEAAALDGAGRWRTFTSIVLPLAKPLVGVLVVLTFMYRWNEFAWPLVALRDPDLYTLPVGLAFLQGQYGTDYPTLMGAALLSALPVLALFVVAQRWFVAGLARSGLK, from the coding sequence ATGGCCGCCGGCACCGTCCCCACCACGTCGGCGGCCCCCGGCCGCCCCGCGCGCGGCCGCCGGTACCGCGAGGAGCGCCGCCTCACCCGCGTCCGCGTCGCCGCGCTCCTCGTCCTCGGCGCCGTGTGGGTCTTCCCGCTGGTGTGGATGGCGATGACGGCGTTGTCCACGCGCGCCGACGTCGCGGCGGGCGGCCTGCCGTCGCTCGCCCGGCTGTCGACCGAGACGCTGACGACGACGCTCGCGTCCTTCCCGATCTCGCGGTGGGCCGTCAACTCCGTGGCCATCGCCGTCGTCGCCGTGGCGCTGACGGTCGTCGTCGACCTGCTGGCGGGCTACGTGCTGGCCAAGCACCGCTTCCGCGGGCGGGCGCTCGTGCTGCTCGTCGTCGTCGCGACGCTCATGGTCCCCGTGCAGGTCCTCCTGCTGCCGCAGTTCGAGCTGGTCGCTCAGCTGGGCTGGGTGAACTCGTACTGGGCGGTGATCATCCCGCGCAGCGCCGAGGCCTTCGGCGTCTTCCTCGCGCGTCAGTACCTCCTGGCGATCCCCGACGAGCTGCTCGAGGCGGCGGCGCTCGACGGCGCCGGCCGGTGGCGGACCTTCACGAGCATCGTCCTGCCGCTCGCGAAGCCGTTGGTCGGCGTGCTCGTGGTGCTGACCTTCATGTACCGGTGGAACGAGTTCGCCTGGCCTCTCGTGGCGCTGCGCGACCCGGACCTCTACACGCTGCCCGTCGGCCTGGCGTTCCTCCAGGGCCAGTACGGCACCGACTACCCGACGCTCATGGGGGCCGCGCTGCTGTCGGCGCTGCCGGTGCTCGCCCTGTTCGTCGTCGCGCAGCGGTGGTTTGTCGCGGGGCTGGCGCGCAGCGGCCTCAAGTAG
- a CDS encoding carbohydrate ABC transporter permease translates to MSAVAARPAPVRPDDPPRRAAGRAQRARSAATSWTMLAPALLLFGVFLVYPLGRAVATSFTDADGITGGSFVGLANYTTMAGDPTFWRAAANTVGLAVVSVPIALALGLLMAVLLSGPVPGRWLFRALFLAPVVVSGVVVGMTGQWMFDENVGVVNAALGGLGLDLVRWQSSGGPAAASVLTMLTWSRVGLVAVIYLGALLQVPGELLEQAQLDGASRWQRMHDVVWPQLRPTTFFLTVVLVIETFQVFDLVFVMTGGGPGVSTELLVTYLYAEGFEARRQGYGTAIGVVVLVVVLAFTAVWWRAQRHTEDEL, encoded by the coding sequence GTGAGCGCCGTCGCCGCCCGTCCGGCACCCGTCCGGCCGGACGACCCGCCCCGCCGCGCCGCCGGCCGGGCGCAGCGGGCCCGTTCTGCGGCGACGTCCTGGACGATGCTCGCCCCGGCGCTGCTCCTCTTCGGCGTCTTCCTCGTCTACCCCCTGGGGCGGGCCGTCGCGACGTCGTTCACCGACGCCGACGGCATCACGGGCGGCTCCTTCGTCGGCCTCGCGAACTACACGACGATGGCCGGCGACCCGACCTTCTGGCGCGCCGCCGCCAACACGGTCGGGCTCGCCGTCGTCTCGGTGCCGATCGCCCTGGCCCTCGGGCTGCTCATGGCCGTGCTGCTCTCCGGGCCCGTGCCCGGCCGGTGGCTCTTCCGGGCCCTGTTCCTCGCCCCGGTCGTCGTGTCCGGCGTCGTCGTCGGGATGACGGGGCAGTGGATGTTCGACGAGAACGTCGGTGTCGTGAACGCCGCGCTGGGCGGTCTCGGGCTCGACCTGGTGCGGTGGCAGTCGAGCGGCGGTCCCGCCGCGGCGTCCGTCCTCACGATGCTCACGTGGTCGCGCGTGGGCCTCGTCGCCGTCATCTACCTCGGCGCGCTGCTGCAGGTGCCGGGCGAGCTGCTCGAGCAGGCGCAGCTGGACGGCGCGAGCCGGTGGCAGCGGATGCACGACGTCGTCTGGCCGCAGCTGCGCCCGACGACCTTCTTCCTCACCGTCGTCCTGGTCATCGAGACCTTCCAGGTCTTCGACCTCGTCTTCGTCATGACGGGCGGCGGGCCGGGCGTCTCGACCGAGCTGCTCGTCACCTACCTCTACGCCGAGGGCTTCGAGGCGCGGCGGCAGGGCTACGGGACGGCGATCGGCGTCGTCGTGCTCGTCGTCGTGCTGGCGTTCACCGCCGTGTGGTGGCGGGCGCAGCGGCACACGGAGGACGAGCTCTGA
- a CDS encoding extracellular solute-binding protein: MVDDVEGTAGRDAAPPSRRTLLRLAGLAGVAGGAAALAGCGEAVSQAAEGFRLRQDVADRPDDELLVTVWGGPEEEAAFRALGDSFVAAHGGSVVWQVVPFSQALTTVDTGLRTGAAPDVFRVTYSDVGPYRAQDVLASLPADVAARLAPQFGSSFWSAVTDDAASYGVPHHTDTTMVLVNDDALAAAGVRPPEPTPEAAWTWDEALDAMRRVRDTAGPVRSAVAVNWQLAGASRWLSWVGQAGGRLLREDLEGAVAADDPALLAAMGVTRDLFREGITPRSMSTKSGQYTDGLFTSQQVAMAHVGNFTLPTVETSFPWTATFLPVQERATADLGGNALVATRGPREERALAFLEHCVGAEQQASFCAAASALPTRGDVDVADIPYRLLPEVLALYAQQAEAVTTDVVDQVTVPQATGLNRVLVEQLEVAFLGGDELSDARACEDLVAAVDAELAR, encoded by the coding sequence GTGGTCGACGACGTCGAGGGAACCGCGGGACGCGACGCGGCCCCGCCGAGCCGGCGCACGCTGCTGCGCCTGGCCGGGCTGGCCGGCGTCGCGGGCGGCGCCGCCGCGCTGGCGGGGTGCGGCGAGGCGGTCTCGCAGGCCGCCGAGGGCTTCCGGCTGCGGCAGGACGTGGCGGACCGGCCCGACGACGAGCTGCTCGTCACCGTCTGGGGCGGCCCCGAGGAGGAGGCGGCGTTCCGGGCGCTCGGCGACTCCTTCGTCGCCGCCCACGGGGGGAGCGTCGTCTGGCAGGTCGTGCCCTTCTCGCAGGCGCTGACGACCGTCGACACCGGCCTGCGCACCGGTGCGGCGCCGGACGTCTTCCGCGTCACCTACTCCGACGTCGGCCCCTACCGGGCGCAGGACGTCCTGGCGTCGCTGCCCGCCGACGTCGCCGCGCGGCTGGCGCCGCAGTTCGGGTCGTCGTTCTGGTCCGCCGTCACCGACGACGCCGCGAGCTACGGCGTCCCGCACCACACCGACACGACGATGGTGCTCGTCAACGACGACGCACTCGCCGCCGCTGGCGTCCGCCCGCCCGAGCCGACGCCCGAGGCGGCATGGACCTGGGACGAGGCCCTCGACGCCATGCGCCGCGTCCGCGACACCGCCGGCCCCGTGCGCTCGGCGGTCGCGGTCAACTGGCAGCTGGCCGGCGCGAGCCGCTGGCTGTCGTGGGTCGGCCAGGCCGGCGGCCGGCTGCTGCGCGAGGACCTCGAGGGCGCCGTCGCGGCGGACGACCCGGCCCTGCTGGCCGCCATGGGCGTCACCCGCGACCTGTTCCGCGAGGGGATCACGCCGCGCTCGATGTCGACCAAGTCCGGGCAGTACACCGACGGGCTCTTCACCTCCCAGCAGGTCGCCATGGCGCACGTCGGCAACTTCACGCTCCCGACGGTCGAGACGTCGTTCCCGTGGACGGCCACCTTCCTCCCGGTGCAGGAGCGGGCGACCGCCGACCTCGGCGGCAACGCGCTCGTCGCCACCCGTGGGCCGCGCGAGGAGCGGGCGCTGGCCTTCCTCGAGCACTGCGTCGGCGCCGAGCAGCAGGCGTCCTTCTGCGCAGCGGCCAGCGCGCTGCCGACCCGGGGCGACGTCGACGTGGCCGACATCCCCTACCGACTGCTCCCGGAGGTGCTCGCCCTGTACGCGCAGCAGGCGGAGGCCGTGACGACCGACGTCGTCGACCAGGTGACCGTGCCTCAGGCCACCGGGCTCAACCGGGTGCTGGTCGAACAGCTCGAGGTCGCCTTCCTCGGCGGCGACGAGCTGTCCGACGCCCGCGCCTGCGAGGACCTCGTGGCCGCCGTCGACGCGGAGCTGGCGCGGTGA